A genomic window from Lycium barbarum isolate Lr01 chromosome 4, ASM1917538v2, whole genome shotgun sequence includes:
- the LOC132635883 gene encoding homeobox protein ATH1: MVERHPIIDENFLHTTIVPISFPETVSLNNQNHIMDGQNHIMDGHGIPYPFMLQGEAINTSQACLDLPNFPRAVDTEAIHNGMPMGRNRIKEFSLSTSYPISNAYTEDQYMEGIPIPAVCLANLLAARNAMHEYPENLTVLAPLSHPAEGQKIDGLNCPNVLNHSFGSYRNYEFDGVPEIGGTVVGRTGSQPFQLTENVNSNTWFSSETASLRSDSPSGSSRFSNELSLSLTTSQSGVACGTNQCSDITCSGVTNHAFPQRRFDSELTSCNSRNLSLNFGSYKPVHLSQFLTGSRYLRVMQEILSEIAQLSLQNRNSVSYRGNGTEFGANTSFALGSDTGRGYAAMNSDDLPDGDQIIIGHMDSEAKKKNLVALLQVVDDQYNQCLDEIHMVISAFHAVTELDPSIHARFALQTISSLYKNLRDRISNYILAMGEHFNKGGESGVEKSFETTFIQKQWALQQLKRKDHQLWRPQRGLPERSVSVLRAWMFQNFLHPYPKDAEKQLLAVKSGLSRSQVSNWFINARVRLWKPMIEEMYAEMNRRKIRTGNEDEANHRRNQKIIENRLFTMK, translated from the exons ATGGTGGAGCGTCATCCTATTATAGACGAAAATTTTCTTCATACAACCATTGTTCCCATTAGCTTTCCCGAAACAGTTAGTCTGAACAATCAAAACCACATTATGGATGGACAAAACCATATCATGGATGGACATGGAATTCCTTATCCTTTTATGCTGCAAGGAGAAGCCATAAACACTTCTCAAGCTTGTCTAGATCTACCAAATTTTCCTCGAGCTGTTGACACTGAAGCTATTCACAATGGGATGCCTATGGGGAGAAATAGAATAAAGGAGTTTTCACTTAGTACTTCTTATCCAATCAGTAATGCTTACACAGAGGATCAGTATATGGAGGGAATACCAATTCCTGCTGTGTGTCTTGCAAATCTTTTGGCTGCAAGAAACGCTATGCATGAGTATCCTGAAAATTTAACAGTACTGGCTCCCTTATCACATCCTGCCGAAGGCCAGAAAATTGATGGTCTAAACTGTCCTAATGTGTTGAATCATTCATTTGGATCCTACAGAAACTATGAGTTTGACGGTGTCCCGGAAATTGGTGGAACCGTTGTTGGACGAACGGGGTCCCAACCTTTCCAATTAACTGAAAATGTGAATTCAAACACGTGGTTCTCATCAGAAACTGCTAGTTTGAGATCTGACAGTCCCTCTGGCTCCTCCAGATTTAGCAATGAGCTCTCTCTAAGTCTAACAACATCACAATCTGGTGTTGCATGTGGGACCAACCAATGCTCGGATATAACCTGCTCTGGTGTGACCAACCATGCTTTCCCTCAAAGACGCTTTGATTCAGAGCTAACATCTTGCAACAGCAGAAACCTGTCTTTAAACTTTGGCTCATACAAACCGGTCCACCTTTCGCAATTCTTAACTGGATCAAGATATCTTCGCGTAATGCAAGAAATACTCTCTGAAATTGCACAGTTATCACTTCAAAATCGTAACTCAGTAAGCTACCGAGGAAATGGGACAGAGTTTGGTGCAAACACTTCGTTTGCTTTGGGTTCTGATACTGGTAGGGGCTATGCAGCCATGAATTCTGATGATTTACCTGACGGAGACCAGATAATCATTGGTCATATGGATTCTGAAGCAAAGAAAAAGAATCTGGTGGCTTTGTTACAAGTG GTTGATGATCAATACAACCAATGCTTGGATGAGATTCATATGGTCATCTCTGCGTTTCATGCTGTCACTGAGTTGGATCCTAGTATACATGCTCGTTTCGCCCTTCAAACCATATCGTCCTTGTACAAAAACCTGAGGGACAGAATAAGCAATTACATTCTCGCGATGGGAGAACATTTTAATAAAGGAGGAGAAAGTGGGGTAGAGAAGTCATTCGAAACAACGTTCATTCAAAAGCAGTGGGCACTTCAGCAGCTAAAAAGGAAAGATCATCAATTATGGAGGCCACAGAGAGGTTTGCCAGAAAGATCTGTCTCAGTTTTGAGGGCATGGATGTTTCAGAACTTTCTTCACCC ATATCCAAAGGATGCAGAGAAGCAATTGCTGGCAGTAAAAAGTGGATTGTCAAGGAGTCAG GTATCTAATTGGTTCATAAATGCTCGAGTTCGTCTTTGGAAACCAATGATTGAGGAAATGTATGCTGAGATGAATAGAAGGAAAATTCGTACTGGAAACGAAGATGAAGCAAACCATAGAAGAAATCAAAAAATTATTGAGAATCGTTTATTTACTATGAAGTGA